Within Streptomyces sp. NBC_00704, the genomic segment TCGCCGAACTGGCGCAGGTGCACCTTGGAGGACTTGTACGAGCAGTGCTCCGACCACATGACGGAGTACATGGCCAGCTCGGCGCCGGTCGGGCGGCGGCCGAGGATCTCGACCACGCGCTCGTACTCGTCCTTCTTCAGGCCGAGTTCGGCCCAGGGCAGCTCGACGTCGGGGGTCTCGGCCGCGTGCTCGACCGTGTCCAGAGGCGTCCGGCTCATGCGTTGACCAGCTTCTTGAGGATCGAGGTGAAGAACGGGAGGCCGTCGGTGCGGCCGGAGCCGATGAGCGGCTCGACGGCGTGCTCCGGGTGCGGCATGAGACCCACGACGTTGCCGGCCGCGTTGGTGATGCCGGCGATGTCGCGAAGGCTGCCGTTGGGGTTGACGTCCAGGTAGCGGAAGGCGACCCGGCCCTCCGCCTCCAGCTCGTCGAGCGTGCGCTCGTCGGCGACGTACCGGCCGTCCATGTTCTTCAGCGGGATGTGGATCTCCTGGCCGGCCGAGTAGTCGGTCGTCCAGGCGGTGTCCGCGTTCTCCACCCGCAGCTTCTGGTCGCTACAGATGAAGTGGAGGTGGTCGTTGCCGAGCATCGCGCCCGGGAGGAGGTGGGCCTCGGTGAGGATCTGGAAGCCGTTGCAGATGCCGAGGACCGGGAGACCGGCCTTCGCCTGCTCGATGAGGGGCTCCATCACCGGGGAGAAACGCGCGATGGCGCCGGCCCGCAGATAGTCACCGTAGGAGAAACCACCGCACAGCACGACGGCGTCGACTTGGTGGAGGTACTTGTCCTTGTGCCAGAGAGCGACGGGTTCCGCGCCCGCGAGGCGGATCGCGCGCTGGGTGTCCCGGTCGTCGAGGCTGCCCGGGAAAGTGACGACGCCAATACGAGCGGTCACTTCGCGGCTCCCGCGACGGCTTCTTCCGACTCGACCTTGACGGTGAAGTCCTCGATCACGGTGTTGGCGAGGAAGGATTCCGCAAGATCGTGGATGCGGGCGAGGGCGGCCTCGTCGACGGGGCCGTCAACTTCCAGTTCGAATCGCTTTCCCTGACGTACGTCGGAGATGCCCTCGAAACCCAGTCGCGGCAGTGCGCGCTGCACCGCCTGGCCCTGGGGGTCGAGGATCTCCGGCTTGAGCATGACGTCGACTACGACGCGTGCCACTGGCACTCCCGGTGGTGTGGTGCTGAGCAGGTTCCTGCGGGTGTCTCCGACAGGTGGCTTCAGACTACCCGCACAAAATTTCTACGCGAGTAGAGTTGGAGGAACCTACGTGACGGCCATCACGAAGGCACTCGCGATCCGGTACCGGCCGGGGATGTTCACGAAAAGTTACGGGAAAGATCCCCGGCCGTCCGCGGATACCTATTGCGCCCGGACACGCGGACAGATTTAGTCGGGCTTCACAATGCATTGCCTCGCACTGTACAAATGAATTGGAAATTGCCGAGACTCGGCACGACGCCACGACTGAACGGTTTGTGGCGCCGGACGAAGGGACCGATATTCGTGGCGCAGAAGGTCGTGGTCACTCTCTTTGACGACATCGACGGCTCGGAAGCGGCGGAAACGATCGCCTTCGGCCTCGACGGCAAGTCGTACGAGATCGACCTGAATGAAGGCAATGCCGAGAAACTGCGTAAGGCGCTCGAGCCCTACGTCGAAGCCGGGCGCAAGCGGTCCAGGTCGGGCAAGGCCTACAAGCAGACGGAGGTCGCCCCCGACCCCGCGGCGGTCCGCGCCTGGGCCCAGGCCAACAAGATGGAGGTGCCGGCCCGAGGCCGCATCCCCAAGAGGGTCTACGAGGCGTTCACCGAAGCCCAGTGAACCGGGGGCGGTGAGCGAGGGCGGGCGAGTGGGCCGGCGAGCCCGGCCCCAGTGGCCGGGGAGCGGCGAACGGAGGCCCGGGTGGCCGAGGAGCGGTGAGCGGGGCTCGTCGAACGGCGTCCGGTGCGGGGCGTCCGGCGGGCGGCGCTCGTCGCGCCCTCCCCGCGGGGCCGGACCGACGGCCGGTCACCCGCCCCTCGAACGACTCGACTTGCGCTGCACCCCTCCCGGTCGGCTAGAGTCTGGAGCACGCCGCCGGGCGAGGCCGAAAAGCCCAGCTCACGGAGTACACGCGGGTGTAGTTCAGTAGTAGAACATCCCCCTTCCAGGGGGAAGGCGCAGTGTGCAATTCCTGTCACCCGCTCTGCACCGCCGATCTGACCGGTCTTCCGGATCAGGTAGGCTGGTGCACGCGCCGATCGGTGAGAGCCGGTCGGAGGCAATGCGGACGTAGCTCAGTTGGTAGAGCGCAACCTTGCCAAGGTTGAGGTCGCGAGTTCGAGCCTCGTCGTCCGCTCGGGAACAAGACCCCGGTCCACTGGACCGGGGTCTTTTCGTGCGCCCGGAACACGGGGCGTACGGGTGCCGCGCCGTCGGGCGCGCCGGGGCCGTCTGACATATGTCATGGGGAGTGGTGACACCTCGCACTGCTCCGGGCCTCCGGTCGCCGGGAGGCTTGGGGCATGAACGCGAATGAACACGTGATCGAGGTCACCGACCTGCGGCGTGTGTACGGGGGCGGGTTCGAAGCGGTCCGTGGGATCTCCTTCCACGTCGGCCGCGGCGAGATCTTCGCGCTGCTCGGCACCAACGGCGCCGGAAAGACGTCCACCGTCGAGCTGCTGGAAGGGCTCGCGCGACCGGACGGCGGGCGGGTCTCGGTGCTCGGCCACGACCCCTTCACCGAGCGCGCCGCCGTCCGGCCGCGGACCGGCGTGATGCTCCAGGAAGGGGGATTCCCCTCCGAGCTGACCGTCGCCGAGACGGCGCGGATGTGGGCCGGCTGCGTGAGCGGCGCCCGTCCGATCGACGGGGCGCTGGCACTCGTCGGGCTCACCCGGCGGGCCGGCGTCCGGGTCAAGCAGCTGTCCGGCGGTGAGCGGCGGCGCCTGGACCTGGCACTCGCGGTCCTCGGCGAACCCGAGGTGCTGTTCCTCGACGAGCCTTCCACCGGCCTGGACGCCGAGGGCCGGCGCGACACCTGGGAGCTGGTGCGCGCCCTGCGCGACGCGGGCACCACGGTCCTGCTGACCACCCACTACCTGGAAGAGGCCGAGCACCTCGCCGACCGGCTGGCCATCCTGCACCAGGGCCGCATCGCCGCCGCCGGAACACCCGCCGAGGTGACCGCCGCCCAGCCGTCCCGGATCGCCTTCGAACTGCCCGAGGGGTACCTCCCGGGCGATCTGCCGCCGCTCGGCGAACTGGGCGTGTGCGGGCACGAGATCGACGGCCGCCTCATCCGGCTGCACACCCGGGAACTCCAGCGGGCCGCGACCGGGCTGCTGATGTGGGCGCGGCGGACCGGCGTCGAACTGCGCCGGCTCGACGTGCGCTCGGCCTCGCTGGAGGAGGCGTTCCTGGGAATCGCCCGGGAGGCGTCGTCCGACCCGGCGGCCGACGAGACCGACCGGACCACCAGGACCAGCACGACCGGCACGACCGGCACGACCGGCACGAATGACCGTCCCGGCAGGAACGGGAAGACCGACGGGGCCAAGGGGGTCGCGGCATGAGCGGGACGACGGTGCGCGAGACGGCCGGCCCGGAGGACGGGCGGGAGGCCGGGCGGGCGGCCGGGCGGGCGGTCACGACCCCCGCACGCCGGATGGCCGCCCTCGGGCGGGCCGAACTGACGCTGCTCGGCCGCAGCCGGAGCACGCTCCTCACGGCCGTGCTCGTGCCGCTGGTGCTGCCCGTCAGCCTCGCCCCGGCGATCGACGGCATGGACCTCAAGGACGCCGGGCTCACCGCGGGCCTGGTGCTGCTGCCCGCCGCGATCGGGTTCTCACTGCTGTTCGGGGTGTATTCGGCGCTGACCGTCATCTACACCGCCCGGCGCGAGGAGTTGGTGCTGAAGCGGCTGCGCACCGGCGAACTGCGCGACGCCGAGATCCTCGCCGGGTCCGCGCTGCCGGTCCTGGCGACGGGACTGGTGCAGTCGGCGGTGCTGGTGGCGGGCTCCACCGTCGTGCTGGACGTGCCGGCGCCCGAGGCGCCCGTTCTGGCCGTCCTGGGCCTGCTGTTCGGCCTGGTGATGTGCGCGGCGCTCGCGGCCGTCACGGCGACCGCGACCCGGTCCGTGGAGAGCGCGCAGGTCACCACGGCGCCGCTGGTGCTCGTGTCGATGGCCGGCTCCGGGGTGGCCGTCCCCCTGGACCTGCTGCCCGACGGCCTCGCCTCCGCGTGCGCCTCGCTGCCGCTGTCCCCGGTGATCACCCTGATCCGCGGCGGCTGGACCGGCGCCCTGTCGGCGCACGAAGCCCTGGGCGCCGTCGGAACCGCACTGGCCTGGACGGCGTTGGCGGTGTTTGCTGTACGGCGGTGGTTCCGGTGGGAGCCCCGGCGCTGAGCGACAGGGTCCCGTCGGGAACCCCGGCGCCGACGACCCGCGGCAGCACCGGCCCGCGCGGAAGGGCACGGCACGGACACCGACGCCGACGCCGACGCGGGAGTGGGCACTGGGGACCGCGTGCACGGCGGACCACGTGCACGGGGACGCCACAGGACACGGGGACACCACGGGACACGGACACCACAGGACACGGGGCGCGGGACGCGGCTCATGGGCAAGGAGGGGGCGTGCGGATGCGCAGGCCGGGGGGCTGGTGGCGGCGCAAGAGCACGCCCGCGAAGGTCGAGACGTACACACGGTGGTCGTTCCACTTCTTCGCCGTGGCCGAATTCGGGGCGGTGGGGCTGCCCTCCGCCGGGGCGCTGCCGGCCGGACTCGGGTTGTGGCTGCCGGTGTTGACGCTGGTGCACTGCACGCTCGGCGGGCTGACGGCGTCGCGGGCGCTGGACTGGACGCGCGGACGCCGGGCCCAGCCCGTCCGGCTGCTGTGGGCGCTCGCCGCCGTCACGGCGACGGTCGCCGTCGCCGCGGCCTTCGTCGCGCAGCGCGGCCCGGACCACGAGAGCGTGGACGCCGCCGCGGGCAGTGTGTTCGGCGTCGTCCTGGCCTTCGGGTCCGGGTTCATCGCACTCGGCGTGCGCGCGCGGCGGCGGGTCTTCGCGGTCGTGGCCGGCTTCGCCGTGGGCGCCGGGGTGGTGGCGTACCCGGTCGGGCTGCCGGGCGTGGCCGTCCTCGCGACGATGGCGGCGGTGTTCGTCGGCGGCGGCTTCCTCGCCTTCACCTCGGTCTTCTCGGTGTGGCTGCTCGACGCGGTCTTCCGGCTGGACGAGGCCCGCGACACCCGCGCACGGCTCGCCGTCGCCGAGGAACGGCTGCGGTTCGGGCGGGACCTGCACGACGTGATGGGCCGCAACCTGGCGGTGATCGCCCTGAAGAGCGAGCTGGCCGTGCGGCTGGCCCGGCGCGGACGGCCGGACGCCGTGGACCAGATGATCGAGGTGCAGCGCATAGCGCGGGAGTCGCAGCGTGAGGTGCGTGACGTCGTCCGCGGCTACCGCGAGGCCGACCTCGGCGTGGAACTCGCGGGCGCGCAGGGCGTGTTGACGGCGGCGGGCATCGACTGCGCGGTGAGCGGGGAGCCCGGCGGGCTGCCCGCCGAGGTGCAGTCCGCGCTGGGCTGGGTGGTGCGCGAGAGCACCACCAACGTGCTGCGGCACGGAGACGCGGGCCGGTGCTCGGTGGCGTTGCGGCGGACGGCGGGAAGCGTGGTGCTGACGGTGGAGAACGACGGGGCGGGGCCCGCCGGCGCGGGCGGCAGGCCGGGGCCCGCCGCGTCGGGCCGCGGGTCGGGACTTGCCGGACTGCGGGAGCGGCTGCGGGAGGTCGACGGGACACTGGAGGCCGGGCTCGTCGGCGCGGGCACGTTCCGGGTGGTCGCCGAGGTGCCGCTGAACGAGGCGCCGGGGAGCGGGACTCCGCTCGACGGGCAGTCGCTTGACGGGAAGCCGCTTGACGGGAAGCCGCTCGACGGGACGCTGCTCGACGGGCAGTCGCCCGGGGAGGTGCCGGCCGGCGGGACACGGCGGCTCGGTGAGGGGCCGCCCGGGGAGGCGTCGACTGTGAGAGAGGTCACTTCATGACGGTGCGGGTACTGCTCGCGGACGACGAGCACCTCATCCGGGGCGCCCTGGCCGCGCTGCTGTCCCTGGAGGACGACCTGGTGATCGTCGCCGAGGCGGCCACCGGGCCGGAGGCGCTGGCCATGGCGCGGGCGCACGAGCCCGACGTGGCCGTCCTGGATCTGCAGATGCCGGGCGCCGACGGTGTGAAGGTCGCCACATCCCTGCGGACCGAACTGCCCGGCTGCCGGGCGCTGATCGTCACCAGCCACGGCCGGCCCGGCCATCTCAAACGAGCGCTTGCGGCCGGTGTGCGCGGCTTTGTGCCGAAGACCGTGAGCGCCCAGCGGCTCGCCGAGATCATCCGCACGGTGCACGCCGGGAACCGTTACGTCGACCCGGAGTTGGCCGCCGACGCGATCGCCGCCGGTGACTCGCCGCTGACCTCGCGCGAGGCGGAGGTGCTCGAACTCGCCGCCGACGGAGCGCCGGTCGCGGAGATCGCGGAGCGGGCCGCGCTGTCGCAGGGGACCGTCCGCAACTACCTGTCGTCGGCCGTCTCCAAGCTCGGGGCGGAGAACCGGCACACGGCGGTGCGGATCGCGCGGGAGCGGGGTTGGGTATAGTTGGCGTCGCGCCACGGCACGTTCACCACGGCGCAGTGCGGACGTAGCTCAGTTGGTAGAGCGCAACCTTGCCAAGGTTGAGGTCGCGAGTTCGAGCCTCGTCGTCCGCTCCACAGCAAAGGCCCCGGTCATCGACCGGGGCCTTTCGCGTGGGCCGCTCACGCCCAGGCGGTGCCCGTCAGACGCTCGTAGGCCTCGACGTACTTCGCGCGGGTGGCGTCCACGATGTGCTGGGGCAGCGGCGGCGGGGGCTGCTCGGCGTGGCGGTCCCAGCCGGACTCGGCGGAGGTCAGCCAGTCCCGCACGAACTGCTTGTCGTACGAAGGCTGCGCGCGGCCCGGCTGCCACTGGTCGGCCGGCCAGAAGCGGGACGAGTCCGGGGTGAGGACCTCGTCGGCGATGACCAGGGTCTCGCCCTCGAAGCCGAACTCGAACTTGGTGTCGGCGAGGATGACGCCCCGGTCGCGGGCGATGTCGCGGGCCCGGCCGTACACAGCGAGGGTGGCCTGCCGGAGCTGGGCCGCGGTGTCGGCGCCGACCTGGCGGGCGACCTCCTCGTAGGAGACGTTCTCGTCGTGCTCGCCGACGGCGGCCTTGGTGGCCGGGGTGAAGATCGGCGCCGGGAGCTCGCTGCCGTCGACGAGGCCTTCGGGGAGGGCGAGGCCGCAGACCGTGCGGGACTCCCGGTACTCGACGAGCCCCGAGCCGGTGAGGTAGCCGCGGGCCACGCACTCCACCGGGATCATCCGCAGCGACTTGCAGATCAGGGTGCGTCCGGCCCAGTCGGCGGGGGCGCCGGCCGGCGGCTCCGTGCTCAGGACGTGGTTCGGGACCAGGTCCGCGAGCCGGTCGAACCACCACAGGGAGAGCTGGGTGAGGATGCGGCCCTTGTCCGGGATCTCGGTCGGCAGCACCCAGTCGTAGGCGGACGTGCGGTCGCTGGCGACCATCACGAGGTCGC encodes:
- the purQ gene encoding phosphoribosylformylglycinamidine synthase subunit PurQ; protein product: MTARIGVVTFPGSLDDRDTQRAIRLAGAEPVALWHKDKYLHQVDAVVLCGGFSYGDYLRAGAIARFSPVMEPLIEQAKAGLPVLGICNGFQILTEAHLLPGAMLGNDHLHFICSDQKLRVENADTAWTTDYSAGQEIHIPLKNMDGRYVADERTLDELEAEGRVAFRYLDVNPNGSLRDIAGITNAAGNVVGLMPHPEHAVEPLIGSGRTDGLPFFTSILKKLVNA
- the purS gene encoding phosphoribosylformylglycinamidine synthase subunit PurS, producing MARVVVDVMLKPEILDPQGQAVQRALPRLGFEGISDVRQGKRFELEVDGPVDEAALARIHDLAESFLANTVIEDFTVKVESEEAVAGAAK
- a CDS encoding histone-like nucleoid-structuring protein Lsr2; its protein translation is MAQKVVVTLFDDIDGSEAAETIAFGLDGKSYEIDLNEGNAEKLRKALEPYVEAGRKRSRSGKAYKQTEVAPDPAAVRAWAQANKMEVPARGRIPKRVYEAFTEAQ
- a CDS encoding ABC transporter ATP-binding protein yields the protein MNANEHVIEVTDLRRVYGGGFEAVRGISFHVGRGEIFALLGTNGAGKTSTVELLEGLARPDGGRVSVLGHDPFTERAAVRPRTGVMLQEGGFPSELTVAETARMWAGCVSGARPIDGALALVGLTRRAGVRVKQLSGGERRRLDLALAVLGEPEVLFLDEPSTGLDAEGRRDTWELVRALRDAGTTVLLTTHYLEEAEHLADRLAILHQGRIAAAGTPAEVTAAQPSRIAFELPEGYLPGDLPPLGELGVCGHEIDGRLIRLHTRELQRAATGLLMWARRTGVELRRLDVRSASLEEAFLGIAREASSDPAADETDRTTRTSTTGTTGTTGTNDRPGRNGKTDGAKGVAA
- a CDS encoding ABC transporter permease: MAALGRAELTLLGRSRSTLLTAVLVPLVLPVSLAPAIDGMDLKDAGLTAGLVLLPAAIGFSLLFGVYSALTVIYTARREELVLKRLRTGELRDAEILAGSALPVLATGLVQSAVLVAGSTVVLDVPAPEAPVLAVLGLLFGLVMCAALAAVTATATRSVESAQVTTAPLVLVSMAGSGVAVPLDLLPDGLASACASLPLSPVITLIRGGWTGALSAHEALGAVGTALAWTALAVFAVRRWFRWEPRR
- a CDS encoding sensor histidine kinase; this encodes MRRPGGWWRRKSTPAKVETYTRWSFHFFAVAEFGAVGLPSAGALPAGLGLWLPVLTLVHCTLGGLTASRALDWTRGRRAQPVRLLWALAAVTATVAVAAAFVAQRGPDHESVDAAAGSVFGVVLAFGSGFIALGVRARRRVFAVVAGFAVGAGVVAYPVGLPGVAVLATMAAVFVGGGFLAFTSVFSVWLLDAVFRLDEARDTRARLAVAEERLRFGRDLHDVMGRNLAVIALKSELAVRLARRGRPDAVDQMIEVQRIARESQREVRDVVRGYREADLGVELAGAQGVLTAAGIDCAVSGEPGGLPAEVQSALGWVVRESTTNVLRHGDAGRCSVALRRTAGSVVLTVENDGAGPAGAGGRPGPAASGRGSGLAGLRERLREVDGTLEAGLVGAGTFRVVAEVPLNEAPGSGTPLDGQSLDGKPLDGKPLDGTLLDGQSPGEVPAGGTRRLGEGPPGEASTVREVTS
- a CDS encoding response regulator transcription factor, which codes for MTVRVLLADDEHLIRGALAALLSLEDDLVIVAEAATGPEALAMARAHEPDVAVLDLQMPGADGVKVATSLRTELPGCRALIVTSHGRPGHLKRALAAGVRGFVPKTVSAQRLAEIIRTVHAGNRYVDPELAADAIAAGDSPLTSREAEVLELAADGAPVAEIAERAALSQGTVRNYLSSAVSKLGAENRHTAVRIARERGWV
- a CDS encoding phosphoribosylaminoimidazolesuccinocarboxamide synthase; this translates as MSGFVEKPEPLQVPGLVHLHTGKVRELYQNEAGDLVMVASDRTSAYDWVLPTEIPDKGRILTQLSLWWFDRLADLVPNHVLSTEPPAGAPADWAGRTLICKSLRMIPVECVARGYLTGSGLVEYRESRTVCGLALPEGLVDGSELPAPIFTPATKAAVGEHDENVSYEEVARQVGADTAAQLRQATLAVYGRARDIARDRGVILADTKFEFGFEGETLVIADEVLTPDSSRFWPADQWQPGRAQPSYDKQFVRDWLTSAESGWDRHAEQPPPPLPQHIVDATRAKYVEAYERLTGTAWA